In Piliocolobus tephrosceles isolate RC106 chromosome 4, ASM277652v3, whole genome shotgun sequence, the following are encoded in one genomic region:
- the SPZ1 gene encoding spermatogenic leucine zipper protein 1 → MANSVKSAEMPTISKTLNPTPDPHQESLDPRITIALFEIRSLSPSSWNSSHQVTEQQTAEKFNSLLKEIKDILKNMAGFEEKITEAKELFEETNISEDVSAHKENIRGLDKINEMLSTNLPVNLAPEKEENEHKPEMILENQNSENTVQVFARDLVNRLEEKKVLKETQQSQEKAKNRLLNVQEETMKIRNNMEQLLQEAEHWSKQHTELSELIKSYQKSQKDVSETLRNNGVDFQTQPNNEVSAKHELEEQVKKLSHDTYSLQLMAALLENECQILQQRVEILKELHHQKQETLQEKPIQINCKQDKKNQKPSEANKVEMYKQNKQEMKGTFRKKDRSCRSLDVCLNKKACNNQFNIHVARKALRGKMRSASSLR, encoded by the coding sequence ATGGCCAACTCTGTGAAGTCAGCTGAGATGCCCACCATCTCCAAAACCCTTAACCCTACTCCGGATCCTCATCAAGAATCTCTGGACCCTAGGATTACCATTGCCTTATTTGAAATTAGATCACTTTCCCCTTCCTCCTGGAATAGCAGCCATCAAGTTACAGAACAACAGACTGCAGAGAAGTTTAACAGTctcttaaaagaaattaaagatattcttaaaaatatggCAGGTTTTGAAGAGAAGATCACAGAAGCAAAAGAACTTTTTGAGGAAACCAATATTTCTGAGGATGTGTCAGcccacaaagaaaatatcagaggACTTGACAAAATCAATGAAATGTTATCAACAAACCTGCCTGTTAATTTAGCcccagagaaagaagagaatgaacATAAACCAGAGATGATATTGGAAAACCAGAACTCTGAGAACACAGTACAAGTTTTTGCAAGAGATTTGGTAAATcgtttagaagaaaaaaaagtccttaaagAAACTCAACAAAGtcaggaaaaagcaaaaaacagactCCTTAATGTTCAAgaagaaactatgaaaattagGAACAACATGGAGCAATTACTACAGGAAGCAGAACACTGGAGTAAACAACATACTGAGCTCAGTGAACTGATAAAATCCTATCAGAAATCTCAGAAAGACGTAAGTGAAACTCTCAGAAATAATGGAGTTGATTTCCAAACCCAGCCAAATAATGAAGTGTCAGCTAAGCATGAGCTGGAGgaacaggtgaagaaactgagccaTGACACCTATTCATTGCAGTTGATGGCAGCTTTGCTAGAGAATGAATGCCAAATCTTACAGCAGAGAGTAGAGATTCTCAAGGAACTCCATCATCAGAAACAGGAAACTCTGCAAGAGAAGCCAATTCAAATAAACTGTAAACAGGACAAGAAAAATCAGAAGCCATCAGAAGCAAACAAAGTAGAAATGTATAAGCAGAACAAGCAAGAAATGAAGGGTACATTTCGTAAAAAAGACAGATCCTGTAGAAGCCTGGATGTTTGTCTTAATAAGAAAGCTTGCAATAACCAGTTCAATATTCATGTTGCAAGAAAAGCTCTTAGGGGAAAAATGAGGTCAGCTAGCAGCCTAAGATAG